The Acinonyx jubatus isolate Ajub_Pintada_27869175 chromosome A2, VMU_Ajub_asm_v1.0, whole genome shotgun sequence genomic sequence ACTGTAGGCTCATCTGGAAAACGGAATAATGTTCCCCAGCAGTATTCAGGAATCTTGAgggataaaataaaatggcacagGAGTTAGGGGAAAGAAACTAGAGGATAATTTAGAGTAGGACTAGAGTAATGGAGGAATAGTATCTAGATTGGATacagaagagaaaccagaaagtagttaacatacattagaaaaaaaaaaagattcaaggaTCCACAATAGCAGCAGtattaatataataaagataGTAGTAATACTATTGCTTCCATTTTGAGTGCCTATCATGTGCCAACCACAGTGTTTGATAGCCCATATATGTGGTTTAAATAAGTCCTCACAACAGTTTTTTagggtaggtactattatttccatttcacagagaaaaaaaactgaggctAAGATAAGGTAACTTGCCTGAAGTCATATAGTAAGTAGAAtggtaaaaatgaaattgtaaaccAGGTAGACTTGACTCTAAAGCcctattctgttcttttccttaagTTGCCTCAGCTAGTAGACAgagtattaaaaatgtataagatGGAATGGAGCCCCATTAGTCAAAGATGCAGGGAGAGAGCAACTGAAGCAGAATGGAGGGTAAGGGCAGATGATAGATAAACTGAGGGAATTGTACAGGCTAggatgttttgttgttgctgctgtttttaatttttattttagagagagagaaagagagcacgtgagtggggcagaagggcagagggagaaagagagagaatctcaaggaggctccacactcagcatggagccggatgcagggctcaatcccacaaccctgggatcatgacctgaactgaaaccaagagtcagatgtggacggtcaaccaactgagccaccaggtgcccctaggctagGACGTCTGATAAGCTGCTTTCATGGTCACTGATTTATAAGAATTAATAATAACTTGATGTATTTTACTATGATAGTACAAGTAATGTGGCAGAAAAATATTCTAACTTGGCATTGGAACAGTGGGTTGAGCTACATAATCTTATTGATCTTCATAAATGCGGAAGTCCTACAAGGAAGAATTCCAAAACAGTTTTTAGAGCTCCAGTTCAATAATCTAGGTTAATTTGGGACATTTATTCAAACCACTGTCAGATCTagattctaaatgtttttataaacaacagaaaataaaaatattttaaaaataatttctttcctatTAGCCTGTAACTACCAATAATAAATGCTGTTACTTTCCagattaataataatatctgatacaataattaatttgaaataattatactACACAGTTCAGGTTCTAGAAGTGTCCTACATATTCTCACATACAGAAATAACCAAGTAAATAACACACACCATGAGGCATGCTATTTTATGGagattaatctctctctctctataacagaaagaaacaaaatctaactTACCACATTTTTCACTTCCAGGGGTTGTCAAGCCctaaaaggaagacattttaatAACTATTACAATATATCTcttttagaagaaataatagaaaatgtggTCTGTTAAGACTGTATATCCCAAGAAGTCAAGATCCACCAAAATTCTCAgtgttaaagggaaagaaaacaatggtGTTTTCAATTaggcttaaaatttttaaatgttacagtaTTTTATACTGGGAATAAAAAGATAGGGGAATTACTTTTTCCTTGTGGATGGAAACTGAAAATGCAGGAGCAACTACACAAAGGAACATACACACAACTCCCATTTTGCCCATATTCTACCATATTCATCAAATTATGATATACATTGTAACACATAAATAACATCATTATTACAGGTTACCACTATTTTATATATGCCAAGTAAAGTATGTTTCTTAATCATTGTAAGATGTGCCCTAATTTGGGGGATATTAAAATATGGgggaaatatgaaaaatgttaatattgatGAAAAATGGTATGGAAACATGGCTAATATATTTAGCTgtcaaacatttgctgaatgtgAAAAGGAAACCTCATGTAACCAGACAAACCAAAGGATGGGACTATGTACTTAGTGTTATAATGGAAGGAACAAATTCTAAGAAAGTACTATGACCCTGAAAATGTTAACTCCTGTTCCATTCACACTTCCAAAATGACTTAAAACATGGAGTAatttacagattttaaaagcagTCTAGGAAAATAATACTCTGTGATGGCCATATGTAGATCAtgttgccctttttaaaaatttcagatctcacattttaTGTAGGGTTTTCATCTGAAATCTTACCATAAGAAATGCTGATCAAAAGTTATATTTAATAGTCTTAAGGTGACAGTTATTAAACAACTATAAGAtaaattaacaaaagaacaaaaatactaAGTTATAGCTGTTCCAATCCCAAAAGGACTCACTTCAGATATTTTTTGTTCGGACTGTTCCTGACTTTGAGGTTCACTCCATTCAGATCTCATAGATGtatctgagaaaaataaaatcttacaattAACATCTTTAATTCCTGAATTTCTTGCATTAAAGATGCAAAAATAGACCCTATAGATTTTTAGAAATGATCacttccataaaatattttatttctattaatttaagaaaatatagtttACTGTTATAAGCTCATGATAATGTATACATGTGGCAGACTTAGATGTATTTAGTAGTACTGAAGTATATGGCTTCACTTTCCACATTCTTGAAATcagttaaaattaataaaatattggtAAAAGGTAACTTAGGTAAAATTAGGGAGGACCCCACCAAGCATGAGACACTGTAAATATATTAAGCTGtttctgtactctttttttttaagatgagacagaaaagaaatatattatcaAGACTTTGAAATATCACTTTCTCCCAGTTCTCAGTGATACTCATGTGGCCTTAAGTGTCCTTCAGTTAACACCAACTGAGTTGATGCCCAACTACAAcccaaattaaatatttacttacctAAACTGGCACCCAGTGAAGCAATTAATGTCttttaataaatgctatttttaatgaatgaaaagacaCCAACTTACAAACAcagttataaatacatttaagtaaATTATAGTATCTAATATAAATGCAGCCATTTTAGCAATCttagcaaacaaaaaatattttaaagtatttttcattcAAGGAGTTAAAAACATTTGTCAATATCAAGTCAAACctttttttgaatttaattatGCAGCTCAATAGCAACTAGACTAAAATAAGCCATGTTTTTCAGAGTTTATTATTACagtacaataataaaaaagcagaagagaCACTCACTATGTTCACTTGCTAACACAAAGGATTCAGGAGTTCTTTCAGGTAGGGGAGGAGGTGAATCTTCACTAACATCAACAtctatattaaatacataaaattcagACAAATTATGAACTTGTTAAAGaatattaactcattaaaaatgaacttgTTATCTAAACTAATATAAGAGAGAAAAGTCATTTCCACAATTATCTTAAGAACcagtttttagtgtttatttttaaaaaatgtttatttttgagagagaacgcacgagtgggggaggggcagagagagggagatagaggatctgaagcagactctatgctgacagcagagagcccaatgcagggctcgaactcctgaaccatgagatcgggacctgagccaaaactggacacttaaccaactgagccacccatgtgcccctaagagaaatcagtttttaaaaatgcaaataacaaaCAAGAAATCCTCACTACTCAACTTGTTACCAAGTATTATTTAATGAGCAAAGCGGAATGAACTCATTCACTGCTGCGCAGAGAAAATAATTCCTGACTTTCCTGATACCCTGCAGACATCAGTCACTGTCCTCTCAGTCTGAAGACAGCCTTCAGTAGAAAAGCCAGTGGGCAAGGGACATCTCGTTTGGGCTTGCAGATGATGTTTTGAGTACACAAAGGAAACCTTTGGTCATTTGACTCAagccagtgtttcccaaactggaATCAATTGCTTAACTCTCTTCATGAGTTTTGCCATACCACATACCACCATctgtcctctattttttttaatttttttttttaatactcatttttgagaaacagcatgagcggtggaggggcacacaggaagacacaggatctgaagcaggctccagattctgagctgtcagcacagagcccaatgtgggtctcaaacccacaaaccccgagatcatgacctgagccaaagtcggacacttaaccgactgagccactcaagggcCCCTGtactatttactttttaagtccCATTCATTTTTAACTTAACTGTGTCCTTTGGTCATATTTTAAACAGTAATGACTAAAATGACAAATCTGaagtgtttgttttctaatataaaagtATTACATTTTTTGAATGTTCATTTAATGCTTAAAATCTTGTGAACAGTGGTATATGACCTACTCTGAGAATACTGACTGAAGCCATATTAAAGCTTTTCaccagtaaaaacaaaattgcCTCTTGGAAAAGATAATGCACTAAGTAAGCCTCATCAGTTAGCCTTTCTGCATAGGGTAAATGCAGTTTCATTGGaggtaaagaaggaaaatatgaggATATAATTCCGTGTGTGGGTTCTCCAGTTAGGGAGGATGGAGTGAAGAAAGGGAATGTAAGAATCCTGTATTATTTTGTCTGGGCCTTGACaactgttctctttttaaaaaatgaacaatcttGCCATAATACTTTGCTATTTAACCATATCTGATAGGCTATACATTAAAGAGACTGAAAATCAAAGCCTTTTCAGTTTTCAACTAGCATGAGCCAGGTATGATTGCTCTTGTCCTTCCTACATTTATTTAGCCAAAGACCCAAGAAAATACAGCCTCTGGGTCCTACTAAGAATTCCAGTCCAATATTTTGTATGTCAGTCACTAGTACTGGAACTCTCTCTTGCATATAAAGTGAAACCATTAAAGAACCATCCACCTTATCCAGTAGTAATAATCTGAGCCATCATCATTCTTCCCCTTGTCCTTTTATTATTAACAGCtcacaaaaaaaaagatagctgTTGGAAGGAAAGGATGCGTAATTTTGGCACTCTGGTGCCATTTCATAAttaagtgaacaaatcaggaaggACAGTCTTGCTTGGTTACATTAAGTATCTTTCAGAAATTCTATACCTCTTTTTTTCATGGCAGTCTTTATTcaacacttttattttctaactgtGGCTCATGCTTTTCagcttcatgtttttctttcaatctCTGGACCACCTTTATGTTATAAACTTCTATTTTAGAGGTTATCAAAAACAGAGACTTCACATTTTACACAGGTTTTTGCAAATCATAACACTAAATGGGGACTCAGTGTAGCCAAGTTTGAGAAATCTTTCAGGAGGCTGAAGtcaatattaaaatcaaaattcaTAGCCAATAATTTTTGCCAGGCAATAACTTATGCAAAAGGTTTTTAGGtatcaaaataaaattgttctaacTCCCTAGCAAGttctaaaacaaacaaggaaacaaaaatctaatTCTTGTGCCAATGGTTCATCTACAAAGTAACTAGTAACATCAAAAACAGGACTGCTTGCAGCACAGAACACTAACACAGGAAAATCTTCAGTTAATACCAAACTCATTTAGCATAGTTTGGATAgggcaaaaagaaatcaaaagtcacattTAGAACTATCTTTgctttgaaatacaaataaaatgctgAGAAGTGAGCTAGTATACAACAGGATGACTTAAATATCCTTATACAGtactttgcattattttttaatgtttatttttgagacacacacacacacagtgcgagtaggggaggggcagagagagggaaacatagaatctaaagcaggctccaggctctgagctgtcaacacagagccccacgcggggttccaaactcaggaatcatgaggtcatgacctgagccaaatttggatgcctaaccgactgagccacccaggcgtcccagtatTTTGTATTCTGAAGGAAATTTTTCTATTATCACCGAAAGACTGGTCAGGTGGCAAAAACTTTTAATGAGCATATCATATCTTGCATCCTTCCTGCCCTCACACCAAAATTCTATTTCTAccaatggttaaaaaaaaatgtatttcctaggTATAAGATAGATGCATGCTTGATATACTTCAAAagcccaaaataaaaatttctcatcAACCCATTTTCTTGTGTAGTTACAACTTGGCAGTTATTTTTCAAGCTCtgaatttgaggaagaaaaagatattaaCAGTCTTAAATTATGGCAAACTGGTTAAGTAATATTTACTGTGGTAACCATTATCTTCTGAAGATCCTTCAAATAACAGAAGAATCAAGACTACAGATTataatgtaaatttaagaaactaCCTTAGATTCTCATTTACTCTACCAGATACATTCTCAAGATTAAAAAACACAGTATGTGTCAGCTGGGGAAAATAAAAGCACCATAGTACGGGTAGTACTTATTAGGTCAGGAACAGAAAAAGTTATCATTTAAGTTCACAGTACTTATTTGGTTGCACATTGTAAATATCAGCCTAAATACCATGACCTTTGGTCATGACCAGAGTCCACTGACAAGTAAACGACCACTGATAATCAATCTACCAGTAAATAGCTTTCGTGTTTATTACATTTGCTCTCAACTTTATGGTCTGTTTAAGAAGGCAGCCAGGATGATTTTAGTGGATCAAAGATGAATTTTAAGAACCAGTAATACATCTTGGGAACCAAGTGCACACATCCTCAAAAGctaacacagtttaaaaaaaagtcaattaaatAATAGTATCAATGACATAGATAAGGATATATCCCATTCACTACTAACTGAATTAAATTTCCCATATTCTGCTGAGTAGTTACAGTTTTGCTTCTTGGTTCATCTTAGAGGTAAAAGCAACCTCACGTGCAAGTATAAAAGGTGTTGTATagtttaaaaagcattaaacGATGATGAACTAGTATTTGTGATAAACATGGATGAAATTAAATGCCCACCGAAGCTGTCTGATAATATTTGTTACTTGAAGCAGTTCTATCTTCcctaaattatttctaattattcaGTCAGATAAATTTTTGACCCacatataaaatactaaaaactatTAACATAGGAGGGAAAACCGAAAAGCACAAAAATTTTCAGTCACAACAATTGAAATACCTTGCAAACACAAAATCTAGTAATGCAATTAATCAAATTAAGGTAACAAagcttactttattattagtttttaatagaaacctttaaaaaagtatctaaaataatgaaactgtGCTGTAGATTCTACAGTGAAATGTGGAACAAAACAATTAATTGATATagtgcttagaacagtgactgtaacacagtaaaaatatttaagtgttagATACTGTTATTACCTTTTTCAGCACCTGAATGTATTGTTCCTGCTATATCATGTCTAGCAATGGACATTGGCAATACTTTCCTTGTAGAAATGCTTTCAGTACTAGTGGCAGCAGAAACTGTGGCACTTGCTGTTGAAATACTAGTTTTATTCTTGGTCATGGCACCGTCAGAGTTCCTTTCATCTGAGTCCGAGTCATCAGAGTGAAGAGGATTAGTAAAACTGAGGGGTGCTCTAAAGAGAGGCGAGCTGTTATGATGATCTGCAGGATCATGGGTGTCAACTGGTGTTGTGGGGCTTGGTGTTAAACTCACAGTTTTCATCGTTTGACAGTGGAGATCTGAGGATTTGCCTTCAGATGACTCAGGCATGGGTAGGATATTTTCAGGTCCATGAAAAGACCACATTACATGTCCTTTCTCATCAAGAGGCAAGCGGTCTGGCCTTGGAGGTGTGCCTGAATTCTTCTGTGATTCTTCTGGTGGAACACCCGGAACTTTATTTGACTGTGTTGCGCTGCAGTCCACACAAGAATTCTGAGAAATATCATCTACTTTAAGATCCCCTGAACTCAATTCCTGGGACTTAGAGGTTTTATCAGCTATACAAGGTGGAGTcgatttaattttaattgcatgTCCCCTATTCAAGAGTGTGTTCCCATCAAAACTTTTTGGTCCCTCTTGGAGGGGGACCTTCTTAATCTCAAAACTTAAATTTCGCTCCAATTTTTTATCCATCTGTTCAATAGCTGGTTCATTTTTCCCTGGAAGTTCTGCTGACTTATTATAGTTTCTGTTGAGGTCTGTTGAATGTTGTTCTGATGAAACCATGTGCAACACTGGCTTTGGATGGTATCTGTCATTGTCCTGCCACACAGTAGTGACTGTTGGAAATGCTGACGGGGGAGAAGGTGTCAAGATGGGTGGCACTGGATGAGGTTCTGGTGGCTGAAGTATTTCTTCCTTGGCATCCCCTTCAACAAGGCaactgaaaacattaataaaagggCATCATAAGAATGCTCATCCtttcatgaataaaaaattataaactgtcAAAATTTAATGTTTAGTGAGGCAATATAATACTGTTTACAAATACAAGAATTTTCATGAAAAACGGGTCTCCTCCCACAGCCCTTCAGTTACCCAGAGACATCAACTTTCAGCCTTTTTAacagctgcttttaagattcacctccattatttcaaaatatttcaaaattcataaattatcttttttccatAAATTGTTATTTCTTGATCTATTTCACACATTCTCCATTATCTTCCTGCTAGGTATCTTTTCTATCTTCCCAATACTGTTACTTTTAGCTAGTTCAATCTTATCAATATCGATATCATTCTTACCCATGACATTATGATTTCCTATCTTTTCTTATACAAcctcttatttttctctaataattGCCATATGTTTCTGATGGCTCAGTTCTCTATGCATCATCAATAATTTagcccttcttttttcttccacatttataCACCTCTTCCCAGTTGGTCATGAAACACACTATAGGTAATTATCAATACCACACACGTCCCTCTTAGGCTTTTAGGTCCTTGGTGCTCAAGCTCCAGTGTGTACCACTGACTACCTAGGCCCCACAGAGCTGACGTTCTCTCCAGTAGGACTCTCCTATTTTCCAGGTCCCATACATAAGGTACACTTCCTTGTTTTGGTGGTTATATCCTGCAATTTCTTAAGAACTACATATGGGAGGCAAATTTCTTGAGGCTTTTTATATTTGAGTATTATATTTTCAAGgttattgattttttgaaaatatacataattttagattagaaataattttccttcacaATTATGTAATTCTGATTCCTGCTCCTTTGAATGTGAACtgtgttttttccctctcttgGAGCTTTTaggttcttttttgttcttgagGTTCTACAGTTTCACCATGGAACTTTCAGAATccattgtattataattttttttattaccagattggaaactttctttttaagtttatttatttgttttcagatagCGCGTGCAGataagcgggggaggagcagagaaaatcacaatcagtgcagagccccatacggggctcaaactcacaaaccgtgagatcgtgacctgagctggaatcaagagtcgaaggtggggtccctgggtggctcagtcagttaagtgtccaactcttgatttcagctcaggttcgtgagttcgagctccacactgtcagtgaggagcctgcttgggattctctctgtctcaaaataaataagtaaaaactttaaaaaaataaaaattcatgttcTTTAATACTGGAAATTTATCTTACTatcttttttctactttgtattatctctatttcatctaggttcctttttttcctgcttatttaGGTCTATCTTTCATGTTAGAGATGTTGTCAAATGCCTGATCATCCTGGTTCTGTTCTTAAAGAATGGAGTATTAAAAATGACTGGAAGATCTATACACATTATGTAAGAGGGAGGTCTTGAAGCTTGTGGCTTAGAGGTCATGTGGACTGAGTACAGCCTTTGCAACAATATTGGTGGGCCACAACGAGTAAAGTGTACATTTCATCTCTTGAGCTAGTTAGTTTTTCAAAAGGGAGGTTCTCCCACCAGCAATCTGGGAGCAAAGGACCTGGAGGATGTGACCATTCAGCATAAAAAATTCCTGTTTTCAGTAAGGCACTACAACACCACCATCAGTTGGATCTGATGTCCTTGAATCCAAAGACCCGCCCCTGGTTCAGCCACTCCAGAGTAAATCCTTCCTGTGTGTCCAAATGTGAGAGAGGCAGTCATTTGCTCAATTTGATGTAAGGAATCTGGGGTTCTAAATACTCTTAATAGAAACACTCAAGTCTCCTTGTTTTTAGTCCCATCCTACACACTAGTCTAAGGGGGACCTCCAATTTCTGAGGTTTTCTGAGAGTTCTTTGGAGAATCATGTTGATTCTTGTGGGCTTCCCCCACCTACAGGAAAGCAAGTTTTAGCTTTCCCTGTTCTGTTAGTCCCTTTACATTGGTTGATAAGCTTTCTACTTTCCACAGTTCTATAATCATCCTTCTGCTGCCATCCCtctccaattttgttttcaaaatcttcatacatttttatgttcCTTCACAATAATTTTAGGAAGTTTAGGGAGGGACCAGAGTTAAATGTGTTCAAACAGCCTTATTTAACCAATAATCTTGTTAAGTACTTTTGGAAACAGTGTGCAGGATGTTGAAAATACACAATAAACACATTCTTAGctactcatatttttaaaaagccttactGAGGTAGAGTTGATGTACAAAAAActatacatatttcatttataaaatctgatgagtttggacatatgcataTACCCATGataccatcaccacagtcaaggtaataaacatatatcatcacctccaaaagtttccttgcGTCCCTTTGTGGGTTTTTGTGGCTACTCAAATTTGATTGGTAATTACACTAACAGATTTCTTCCTTATCCTTCTTTGATTTAAGGTTGGTTGGAACAAGGCTTAAAACACTTAAATAGCACTTTCATGTACACAAAAATTGGAAGCCcaaccacaaaaatataaatgctacaAATGGATTTTCCACTATAATAACCAACACTCATGTTTTTACTAGATATTCTGATATATGACTTGCATAATTCTTATTGTAAATACTGGTTTTAACATCCTCTGTTTTGAGGAAGGCATAGATTTCacttctcaaaaacaaagcaaaccattCAGGACCTACCACATGCGAGGCATTATACCAGTACCAGAAGAGGACAGAACAATGAACACAACGGTtcagaaaaacagt encodes the following:
- the PTPN12 gene encoding tyrosine-protein phosphatase non-receptor type 12 isoform X4, yielding MIWEYNVVIIVMACREFEMGRKKCERYWPLYGEEPITFAPFKISCEAEQARTDYFIRTLLLEFQNESRRLYQFHYVNWPDHDVPSSFDSILDMISLMRKYQEHEDVPICIHCSAGCGRTGAICAIDYTWNLLKAGKIPEEFNVFNLIQEMRTQRHSAVQTKEQYELVHRAIAQLFEKQLQLYEIHGAQKIADGVNEINTENMVSSMDPDKQDSPPPKPPRTRSCLVEGDAKEEILQPPEPHPVPPILTPSPPSAFPTVTTVWQDNDRYHPKPVLHMVSSEQHSTDLNRNYNKSAELPGKNEPAIEQMDKKLERNLSFEIKKVPLQEGPKSFDGNTLLNRGHAIKIKSTPPCIADKTSKSQELSSGDLKVDDISQNSCVDCSATQSNKVPGVPPEESQKNSGTPPRPDRLPLDEKGHVMWSFHGPENILPMPESSEGKSSDLHCQTMKTVSLTPSPTTPVDTHDPADHHNSSPLFRAPLSFTNPLHSDDSDSDERNSDGAMTKNKTSISTASATVSAATSTESISTRKVLPMSIARHDIAGTIHSGAEKDVDVSEDSPPPLPERTPESFVLASEHNTSMRSEWSEPQSQEQSEQKISEGLTTPGSEKCDHPAGGIHTETCTECPPIFSNKKDQLSESPTEATDIGFRNRCGKPKGPRDPPSEWT
- the PTPN12 gene encoding tyrosine-protein phosphatase non-receptor type 12 isoform X3, which codes for MWDPIDHSRVKLTLKTPSQDSDYINANFIKGVYGPKAYVATQGPLANTVIDFWRMIWEYNVVIIVMACREFEMGRKKCERYWPLYGEEPITFAPFKISCEAEQARTDYFIRTLLLEFQNESRRLYQFHYVNWPDHDVPSSFDSILDMISLMRKYQEHEDVPICIHCSAGCGRTGAICAIDYTWNLLKAGKIPEEFNVFNLIQEMRTQRHSAVQTKEQYELVHRAIAQLFEKQLQLYEIHGAQKIADGVNEINTENMVSSMDPDKQDSPPPKPPRTRSCLVEGDAKEEILQPPEPHPVPPILTPSPPSAFPTVTTVWQDNDRYHPKPVLHMVSSEQHSTDLNRNYNKSAELPGKNEPAIEQMDKKLERNLSFEIKKVPLQEGPKSFDGNTLLNRGHAIKIKSTPPCIADKTSKSQELSSGDLKVDDISQNSCVDCSATQSNKVPGVPPEESQKNSGTPPRPDRLPLDEKGHVMWSFHGPENILPMPESSEGKSSDLHCQTMKTVSLTPSPTTPVDTHDPADHHNSSPLFRAPLSFTNPLHSDDSDSDERNSDGAMTKNKTSISTASATVSAATSTESISTRKVLPMSIARHDIAGTIHSGAEKDVDVSEDSPPPLPERTPESFVLASEHNTSMRSEWSEPQSQEQSEQKISEGLTTPGSEKCDHPAGGIHTETCTECPPIFSNKKDQLSESPTEATDIGFRNRCGKPKGPRDPPSEWT
- the PTPN12 gene encoding tyrosine-protein phosphatase non-receptor type 12 isoform X2 yields the protein MHPNVYSSAINNSQSMKEPKCSSMDEWIKKMWVDHSRVKLTLKTPSQDSDYINANFIKGVYGPKAYVATQGPLANTVIDFWRMIWEYNVVIIVMACREFEMGRKKCERYWPLYGEEPITFAPFKISCEAEQARTDYFIRTLLLEFQNESRRLYQFHYVNWPDHDVPSSFDSILDMISLMRKYQEHEDVPICIHCSAGCGRTGAICAIDYTWNLLKAGKIPEEFNVFNLIQEMRTQRHSAVQTKEQYELVHRAIAQLFEKQLQLYEIHGAQKIADGVNEINTENMVSSMDPDKQDSPPPKPPRTRSCLVEGDAKEEILQPPEPHPVPPILTPSPPSAFPTVTTVWQDNDRYHPKPVLHMVSSEQHSTDLNRNYNKSAELPGKNEPAIEQMDKKLERNLSFEIKKVPLQEGPKSFDGNTLLNRGHAIKIKSTPPCIADKTSKSQELSSGDLKVDDISQNSCVDCSATQSNKVPGVPPEESQKNSGTPPRPDRLPLDEKGHVMWSFHGPENILPMPESSEGKSSDLHCQTMKTVSLTPSPTTPVDTHDPADHHNSSPLFRAPLSFTNPLHSDDSDSDERNSDGAMTKNKTSISTASATVSAATSTESISTRKVLPMSIARHDIAGTIHSGAEKDVDVSEDSPPPLPERTPESFVLASEHNTSMRSEWSEPQSQEQSEQKISEGLTTPGSEKCDHPAGGIHTETCTECPPIFSNKKDQLSESPTEATDIGFRNRCGKPKGPRDPPSEWT